A stretch of the Nicotiana tabacum cultivar K326 chromosome 6, ASM71507v2, whole genome shotgun sequence genome encodes the following:
- the LOC107780273 gene encoding uncharacterized protein LOC107780273, producing the protein MESELNPITIHLVSATDSPEFNHLTRALTHSSVIGLDAEWKPIRTQQSAFPTVSLLQIACQLAGADHSSVESPVFLIDLASIPLPSIYQLIRDAFVSPYILKLGFRFKQDLVYLSSTFCSHGCESGFDRVEPFLDITSIYNNLQPRQPGRRLSKQIKSLATICQEVLGISLSKELQCSDWSQRPLTEEQMQYAAADAHCLILIFEVFKAKVVKEGNSVQSITCLQMGLDLGLKQRLDTHQNSNKMCSIKFGEASKMVQAITSDLCKTVPISEEVVTALSSYQANRMDDVLSRIVRKYGDKILLSESDRKPKISRKKAKKSSGRIANKHRPTESDEEWQGPPPWDVTSGGDGSPKFLCDVMVEGLAKHLRCVGIDAAVPYSKKPDSRDLIEQACKEKRVLLTRDAKLLRHDYLLRNQIYRVKSLLKNDQLVEIIETFQLEISEDQLMSRCTKCNGKFIQKPLTTEEAVEAAKGFQVIPNCLFNKNLEFWQCMDCKQLYWEGTQYHNAVQKFVDVCKLNE; encoded by the exons ATGGAGTCGGAACTGAATCCAATAACCATACACCTGGTCTCAGCCACTGACTCGCCCGAGTTCAACCATCTGACTCGGGCATTAACTCACTCTTCCGTCATCGGACTCGACGCCGAATGGAAGCCCATTCGAACCCAACAGTCCGCTTTCCCCACTGTCTCACTTCTTCAAATCGCTTGCCAGCTCGCCGGCGCCGACCATTCTTCAGTCGAATCGCCAGTCTTCCTAATTGACCTGGCGTCAATTCCTTTACCATCAATTTACCAGCTCATCAGGGATGCGTTTGTCTCGCCGTATATTCTAAAATTGGGATTCAGATTTAAACAGGATTTGGTGTATTTGTCTTCTACTTTCTGCTCTCATGGCTGTGAATCCGGTTTCGACAGG GTGGAACCCTTTTTAGATATTACGAGCATATACAACAACCTGCAACCCAGACAACCAGGGAGAAGATTATCTAAGCAAATAAAGAGCTTGGCAACAATTTGTCAGGAGGTTTTGGGGATTTCTCTATCCAAG GAACTGCAATGCAGCGATTGGTCACAGCGACCTCTGACAGAAGAGCAAATGCAATATGCAGCAGCTGATGCTCATTGCTTAATTCTTATCTTTGAAGTATTCAAGGCTAAGGTTGTGAAAGAAG GGAATTCTGTCCAAAGTATAACTTGCCTCCAGATGGGACTGGATCTTGGACTGAAGCAGAGACTTGACACACATCAAAATTCTAACAAAATGTGTAGCATCAAATTTGGTGAAGCTTCAAAGATGGTGCAAGCTATCACATCTGATTTATGTAAAACGGTCCCCATCTCAGAGGAAGTGGTTACTGCGCTGTCATCTTATCAAGCTAATCGTATGGATGATGTGCTTTCACGAATTGTCAGGAAGTATGGTGATAAAATTTTGTTAAGTGAATCTGATAGAAAGCCAAAGATCTCAAGAAAGAAAGCAAAGAAATCATCTGGCAGAATAGCAAACAAACATAGGCCAACAGAAAGCGATGAAGAATGGCAAGGTCCACCACCCTGGGATGTGACCTCCGGTGGGGATGGGTCCCCTAAGTTTCTATGTGATGTGATG GTTGAAGGATTGGCGAAACATTTAAGATGTGTCGGCATTGATGCTGCTGTTCCTTATTCAAAGAAGCCTGACTCAAG gGATTTGATAGAACAAGCCTGTAAAGAGAAGAGAGTACTCTTAACACGAGATGCAAAACTTTTGAGACATGACTATCTCTTAAGAAATCAGATATACCGGGTGAAGAGTCTTCTAAAGAACGATCAGTTGGTTGAG ATAATAGAAACCTTTCAATTGGAAATTTCTGAGGACCAGCTGATGTCAAGGTGCACAAAATGCAATGGTAAGTTCATCCAAAAACCTCTGACAACTGAAGAAGCCGTTGAAGCAGCTAAGGGATTTCAGGTGATTCCAAACTGCTTGTTTAACAAGAATTTGGAATTTTGGCAATGCATGGATTGCAAGCAACTTTACTGGGAG GGAACTCAATACCACAATGCGGTGCAAAAGTTTGTTGATGTGTGCAAGCTGAACGAATGA
- the LOC107780267 gene encoding histone-lysine N-methyltransferase ATXR6-like has protein sequence MVSSTTVVSRRRTQAPKPHSKSKQSENVEDDYGDTLCEKCGSGDNAAELLLCDKCDRGFHLYCLTPILASVPKGSWFCPSCVINNEKLTKFPLMQTKIVDFFRIERPSKSFFNLSPGKDCQKKRKRSSLAMSKKKRRLLPFNPTEDPTRRLEQMASLATALSASGADFSNELTYMPGMARRSANRASLEREGMQVLSKEDTEILHLCKNMMKQGEWPPLMVVFDPKEGFTVEADRSIRDLTIITEYVGDVDYLKNRETDDGDSMMTLLTTSDPSKNLVICPDKRSNIARFINGINNHTPDGKKKQNVKCVRFDVNGECRVLLIASRDIRKGERLYYDYNGYENEYPTEHFV, from the exons ATGGTTTCTTCAACAACAGTGGTATCGCGGAGAAGAACCCAAGCTCCTAAACCACACTCAAAGTCCAAACAGAGTGAAAATGTAGAAGACGATTACGGCGACACCTTGTGTGAGAAATGTGGATCCGGAGATAACGCAGCTGAGCTCCTGCTTTGTGACAAATGCGACCGCGGATTTCACCTCTATTGCCTCACACCCATTCTTGCATCCGTTCCCAAAGGCTCCTGGTTCTGCCCCTCTTGCGTTATTAACAACGAAAAGCTAACCA AGTTTCCTCTCATGCAAACAAAGATAGTTGATTTCTTCCGGATTGAGAGACCATCAAAGTCATTTTTCAATCTTAGTCCAGGCAAAG ATTGCCAGAAAAAGCGAAAACGTAGTAGTTTGGCAAtgtcaaagaagaaaagaaggttatTGCCCTTTAATCCTACTGAGGATCCTACCCGGAGATTGGAACAAATGGCATCTCTTGCTACTGCCTTGTCAGCATCCGGAGCAGATTTCAGTAATGAACTTACTTATATGCCAGGCATGGCCCGAAGATCAGCTAATCGTGCATCACTTGAGCGAGAAGGAATGCAG GTATTATCGAAAGAAGATACAGAAATTTTACATTTGTGCAagaacatgatgaaacagggtgAATGGCCACCACTTATGGTTGTTTTTGATCCCAAAGAAGG ATTTACTGTTGAAGCAGATAGATCCATAAGAGACTTGACAATAATTACTGAATATGTTGGAGATGTTGATTACTTGAAGAATCGGGAAACTGACGATGGTGATAGCATGATGACTCTTTTAACTACTAGTGATCCCTCAAAAAACCTCGTCATTTGTCCTGATAAGCGCAGTAATATTGCTCGTTTCATCAATGGGATAAACAACCATACACC TGATGGGAAGAAGAAGCAGAATGTAAAATGTGTGAGATTCGATGTTAATGGTGAATGCCGAGTTTTGTTGATTGCAAGCAGAGATATTAGAAAGGGAGAGAGGCTATATTATGATTATAATGGTTATGAGAATGAATATCCAACAGAACACTTCGTCTGA